One Vitis riparia cultivar Riparia Gloire de Montpellier isolate 1030 chromosome 4, EGFV_Vit.rip_1.0, whole genome shotgun sequence genomic window carries:
- the LOC117913672 gene encoding butyrate--CoA ligase AAE11, peroxisomal-like: MDRLPKSAANYTALTPINFLTRAAVAYARKTSLIYESTRFTWQQTYERCCRLASSLHRLNVAKNDVVSVLAPNIPAMYEMHFAVPMCGAVLNTINTRLDAHNIATILGHSEAKVFFVDYQYVPLAREALLLLMAQHKEKLVAESSIPLVIVIDDIDTPTGVRLGELEYEQLVANGNPGYAPVEVEDEWDPIALNYTSGTTSAPKGVVYSHRGAYLSTLSLLLGWEMGGEPVYLWSLPMFHCNGWTFTWGVAARGGTSVCIRNTTAYDMYRNIALHNVTHMCCAPIVFNILLEAKENERQRLKTPVQILTGGAPPPAPLLEKIEALGFHVVHAYGLTEATGPALVCEWQAEWNRLPRDHQAKLKARQGISILTLADVDVKNPDTMASVLRDGKSMGEIVLRGSSIMKGYFKDPEATSKAFKNGWFFTGDVGVIHPDGYLEIKDRSKDVIISGGENISSVEVESILYRHPRVLEAAVVAMPHPKWGESPCAFITIKKNQTGQNDDVSEDDIIQHCRKNLSRYMIPKKVEIMEQLPKTSTGKIQKFELRTLAKTLVISEKISNKKSTPVNVEQPKYLAHQPHEQILALSRL, translated from the exons ATGGACAGGCTACCCAAGTCTGCTGCAAATTACACAGCCCTTACTCCTATAAATTTCTTGACGAGAGCAGCAGTGGCTTATGCCAGGAAAACATCTTTGATATACGAAAGCACCCGGTTCACTTGGCAGCAAACTTACGAGCGCTGCTGCCGCCTTGCCTCCTCTCTTCATCGTCTCAACGTTGCCAAAAACGATGTT GTATCAGTTCTGGCTCCAAATATTCCAGCCATGTACGAGATGCACTTTGCAGTGCCCATGTGCGGGGCTGTCCTCAACACCATTAACACCAGGCTAGATGCCCACAACATAGCCACCATTCTGGGCCACTCGGAAGCAAAggtgttttttgttgattaccAATACGTGCCCTTGGCACGCGAGGCTCTCCTGCTACTAATGGCTCAACACAAGGAGAAGCTTGTGGCGGAGTCATCCATCCCCTTGGTCATTGTCATCGATGACATTGACACGCCCACAGGCGTACGGCTTGGCGAATTGGAGTACGAGCAGCTTGTCGCCAATGGGAATCCGGGCTATGCTCCGGTGGAAGTTGAGGATGAGTGGGATCCCATTGCTCTCAATTATACATCTGGTACCACATCGGCTCCAAAAGGAGTGGTGTACAGCCACAGAGGTGCCTACCTCAGCACTCTTAGCCTTCTTCTGGGATGGGAGATGGGAGGCGAGCCTGTTTATTTGTGGTCACTTCCCATGTTCCATTGTAATGGGTGGACCTTCACCTGGGGAGTGGCGGCACGAGGTGGGACTAGTGTCTGCATTCGCAATACCACCGCCTACGATATGTATCGCAACATCGCCTTACACAATGTCACACATATGTGCTGCGCTCCCATAGTCTTCAATATCCTCCTTGAGGCCAAAGAAAATGAGCGCCAGCGGCTGAAAACTCCGGTTCAGATACTCACTGGTGGAGCACCCCCACCAGCACCTCTGCTAGAGAAGATTGAAGCTCTGGGCTTCCACGTTGTCCACGCTTATGGCCTGACTGAGGCAACCGGTCCTGCCCTTGTCTGCGAATGGCAGGCGGAGTGGAACCGCCTTCCCCGCGACCATCAGGCCAAACTGAAGGCGCGTCAAGGGATCAGCATACTGACCCTCGCGGATGTGGATGTGAAAAACCCGGACACAATGGCAAGTGTGCTGCGCGACGGCAAAAGCATGGGGGAAATTGTGCTGCGCGGTAGCAGTATCATGAAGGGATACTTCAAGGACCCAGAGGCCACATCTAAAGCCTTCAAGAATGGCTGGTTTTTCACCGGCGACGTCGGGGTCATTCATCCAGACGGATACTTGGAGATCAAGGACAGATCGAAGGATGTGATCATATCGGGCGGTGAAAACATTAGCAGCGTAGAAGTGGAAAGTATACTATACAGGCACCCAAGAGTGCTGGAAGCTGCAGTGGTGGCAATGCCCCATCCCAAATGGGGAGAGAGCCCATGCGCATTCATCACCATAAAGAAGAATCAAACGGGCCAGAATGATGATGTGAGTGAAGATGACATCATCCAACATTGCAGGAAAAATCTCTCCCGTTACATGATTCCTAAGAAGGTGGAAATTATGGAGCAACTTCCCAAGACTTCAACCGGCAAGATTCAAAAATTCGAGTTGAGGACTCTAGCCAAGACCCTTGTAATTTCCGAGAAAATATCCAACAAGAAGTCTACTCCCGTCAATGTGGAACAACCCAAGTATCTTGCTCATCAGCCTCATGAGCAAATCCTTGCATTGTCTCGTCTGTGA